The Zingiber officinale cultivar Zhangliang chromosome 10A, Zo_v1.1, whole genome shotgun sequence genome contains a region encoding:
- the LOC122026212 gene encoding uncharacterized protein LOC122026212 isoform X3, whose product MYFWQTQSGSLGHFLDPLSQRNRDETWKNTVNMALKLFNIENDKHEKKQSLWEIVKGSLSSKINALGGGSDMRHMYDTFCGYSLDVVKMMTKKNLTQEVWRLQVALGEQTEMSKRRFIVGFASRRRIVLSSFPVGTTYSASPNTFIETLGERMFKPYLSTILQGNSN is encoded by the exons ATGTACTTTTGGCAAACCCAATCAGGATCTTTAGGACACTTTTTGGATCCTCTCAGTCAACGCAATCGTGATGAGACTTGGAAGAATACTGTGAATAT GGCCTTGAAACTGTTTAACATAGAGAATGACAAGCACGAGAAGAAACAATCTTTGTGGGAAATAGTCAAG GGATCATTGTCAAGTAAAATCAATGCCTTGGGTGGAGGATCTGACATGAGACATAT GTATGATACCTTTTGTGGCTATTCTCTTGATGTGGTGAAGATGATGACCAAGAAAAATCTCACTCAGGAG GTTTGGCGACTTCAAGTGGCTTTGGGAGAACAAACTGAAATGTCAAA GAGAAGGTTCATTGTAGGATTTGCTTCAAGGAGGAGAATTGTGTTGTCCTCCTTCCCTGTCGGCACCACATACTCTGCAA GTCCTAATACATTTATTGAAACTCTTGGAGAGCGGATGTTTAAGCCATATTTGTCAACCATCCTTCAAGGGAATTCAAA CTGA
- the LOC122026212 gene encoding uncharacterized protein LOC122026212 isoform X1: MYFWQTQSGSLGHFLDPLSQRNRDETWKNTVNMALKLFNIENDKHEKKQSLWEIVKGSLSSKINALGGGSDMRHMYDTFCGYSLDVVKMMTKKNLTQEVWRLQVALGEQTEMSKRRFIVGFASRRRIVLSSFPVGTTYSASPNTFIETLGERMFKPYLSTILQGNSKIVTITPIDSVLTAAKKMLEFKISLAVMTIENNIWKFMKYVESGWNAYKTTYLMNRKFRYS, encoded by the exons ATGTACTTTTGGCAAACCCAATCAGGATCTTTAGGACACTTTTTGGATCCTCTCAGTCAACGCAATCGTGATGAGACTTGGAAGAATACTGTGAATAT GGCCTTGAAACTGTTTAACATAGAGAATGACAAGCACGAGAAGAAACAATCTTTGTGGGAAATAGTCAAG GGATCATTGTCAAGTAAAATCAATGCCTTGGGTGGAGGATCTGACATGAGACATAT GTATGATACCTTTTGTGGCTATTCTCTTGATGTGGTGAAGATGATGACCAAGAAAAATCTCACTCAGGAG GTTTGGCGACTTCAAGTGGCTTTGGGAGAACAAACTGAAATGTCAAA GAGAAGGTTCATTGTAGGATTTGCTTCAAGGAGGAGAATTGTGTTGTCCTCCTTCCCTGTCGGCACCACATACTCTGCAA GTCCTAATACATTTATTGAAACTCTTGGAGAGCGGATGTTTAAGCCATATTTGTCAACCATCCTTCAAGGGAATTCAAA GATTGTTACCATCACACCAATTGATTCAGTGTTAACTGCAGCCAAGAAGATGCTTGAGTTCAAAATAAGTTTGGCAGTCATGACAATTGAAAATAACATATGGAAATTTATGAAGTATGTTGAGAGTGGATGGAATGCATACAAGACCACATATCTGATGAATAGAAAATTTAGGTATTCATAA
- the LOC122026212 gene encoding uncharacterized protein LOC122026212 isoform X2 — protein sequence MYFWQTQSGSLGHFLDPLSQRNRDETWKNTVNMALKLFNIENDKHEKKQSLWEIVKGSLSSKINALGGGSDMRHMYDTFCGYSLDVVKMMTKKNLTQEVWRLQVALGEQTEMSKRRFIVGFASRRRIVLSSFPVGTTYSASPNTFIETLGERMFKPYLSTILQGNSK from the exons ATGTACTTTTGGCAAACCCAATCAGGATCTTTAGGACACTTTTTGGATCCTCTCAGTCAACGCAATCGTGATGAGACTTGGAAGAATACTGTGAATAT GGCCTTGAAACTGTTTAACATAGAGAATGACAAGCACGAGAAGAAACAATCTTTGTGGGAAATAGTCAAG GGATCATTGTCAAGTAAAATCAATGCCTTGGGTGGAGGATCTGACATGAGACATAT GTATGATACCTTTTGTGGCTATTCTCTTGATGTGGTGAAGATGATGACCAAGAAAAATCTCACTCAGGAG GTTTGGCGACTTCAAGTGGCTTTGGGAGAACAAACTGAAATGTCAAA GAGAAGGTTCATTGTAGGATTTGCTTCAAGGAGGAGAATTGTGTTGTCCTCCTTCCCTGTCGGCACCACATACTCTGCAA GTCCTAATACATTTATTGAAACTCTTGGAGAGCGGATGTTTAAGCCATATTTGTCAACCATCCTTCAAGGGAATTCAAAGTAG